From Trichoderma atroviride chromosome 1, complete sequence, one genomic window encodes:
- a CDS encoding uncharacterized protein (EggNog:ENOG41~SECRETED:SignalP(1-19)), whose translation MHLLLIIQWLIPFISLCLAQSDDRALALSLINQARQAQGIQPLAWNANLASYAQYWANIMASGQQPFSHAQGAYRPQQGETLFEYQSAQCDSAYDNPLQTAARTWLAQASLYNGMPITDGHEHWLHWSQCMWSTSTQIGCARAYSISDPYKTYDVCRFFPEGNM comes from the exons ATGCATCTCCTCCTCATTATCCAGTGGCTGATTCCCTTCATCAGTCTATGCCTAGCTCAATCGGATGATCGAGCCCTTGCTCTTTCATTGATCAACCAAGCTCGCCAGGCCCAGGGAATCCAGCCTCTTGCATGGAACGCCAACTTGGCCTCCTACGCTCAGTACTGGGCAAACATCATGGCCAGTGGTCAACAGCCCTTTTCGCACGCGCAAGGCGCTTACCGCCCTCAGCAGGGAGAAACGCTCTTCGAATATCAATCTGCTCAATGCGATTCGGCCTATGATAATCCTCTGCAAACAGCTGCACGAACTTGGCTTGCCCAGGCCTCTCTATACAACGGGATGCCGATTACCGATGGACACGAGCACTGGCTGCACTGGT ctcagTGTATGTGGTCCACCAGTACGCAGATAGGCTGTGCTCGCGCCTACAGCATCTCGGACCCGTACAAGACATACGACGTGTGCCGCTTCTTTCCGGAGGGGAACATGTAA